One Drechmeria coniospora strain ARSEF 6962 chromosome 01, whole genome shotgun sequence genomic region harbors:
- a CDS encoding 60S ribosomal protein L3, translating to MKRIRSSLWRGQLLHARPGASLISPAAASRPFPNVIRCQSSSAVAVPDVANDLGTGLEGTGPSLSPRHQSAVHSAKLAALHARLSLASKIPLQTLARALITSSADPNACFNNSSLAFLGSAIINFHVLEYLICKWPRLPMSILYEALRAYAGQESLQQLARRWGVDAAAAPGEEVDPGLLQWKPDGEQVVNTRWGYVRSETQRNASYRRGLSSRVVLDDDFGDTVKAPAHDDEGIHHMQNEAFGSFVQAVVGSIYSHCGCEAAKSFVTSHILSRQIDPSALFEFKLPTRELAMLCAREGFEAPLARLESETGRLSRTPVYVVGIYSGKNKLGEGAGPSLDVARRSASMAALKAWYLYSPGNKARVPSDMMEEGAKPWKAPHIDIGEII from the coding sequence ATGAAGCGGATACGGTCATCACTATGGCGAGGGCAACTGCTCCACGCTCGCCCGGGAGCTTCACTCATTTCGCCTGCTGCCGCTAGCCGGCCCTTTCCCAATGTCATTCGCTGCCAATCGTCATCCGCAGTCGCCGTACCGGATGTCGCCAACGATCTCGGGACCGGGCTGGAGGGAACCGGGCCTTCCCTGTCACCTCGACACCAAAGTGCCGTACACTCCGCCAAACTCGCCGCCTTACACGCCCGACTCTCTCTCGCTAGCAAGATCCCCTTGCAGACACTGGCGAGAGCTCTCATCACCTCTTCGGCCGACCCCAATGCCTGCTTCAACAACAGCAGCCTCGCGTTCCTTGGCAGCGCCATCATCAACTTCCATGTCCTCGAATATCTCATCTGCAAGTGGCCACGACTGCCAATGTCTATCCTCTACGAAGCTCTAAGGGCGTATGCTGGCCAGGAGTCACTCCAGCAGCTCGCTCGCCGGTGGGGTGTTGATGCAGCAGCCGCGCCTGGCGAGGAGGTGGACCCGGGCTTGCTGCAATGGAAGCCGGACGGCGAGCAAGTGGTGAATACGCGGTGGGGATATGTCCGATCCGAGACGCAAAGAAATGCCTCGTACCGTCGTGGCCTCAGCAGCCGAGTTGTCCTGGACGACGATTTTGGCGATACGGTGAAGGCGCCagcccacgacgacgagggaatCCACCACATGCAAAACGAAGCTTTCGGGTCCTTTGTCCAGGCCGTTGTCGGCTCAATATACAGCCACTGCGGGTGTGAAGCTGCCAAGTCCTTCGTCACGTCGCACATTCTGTCCCGGCAAATCGATCCGTCGGCACTGTTCGAATTCAAGTTGCCAACGCGTGAGCTTGCCATGCTCTGTGCGCGTGAAGGATTCGAGGCGCCCCTGGCCCGCTTAGAAAGCGAGACAGGCCGACTATCGCGGACACCTGTCTACGTCGTCGGCATATATAGCGGCAAGAACAAGCTAGGAGAAGGTGCCGGCCCGAGCCTAGACGTTGCGCGGCGATCAGCTTCGATGGCGGCCTTGAAAGCGTGGTACCTATACAGCCCAGGAAACAAGGCGCGTGTGCCCAGTGACATGATGGAGGAGGGTGCAAAGCCTTGGAAGGCGCCTCACATTGATATTGGAGAGATAATCTGA